One genomic window of Anthonomus grandis grandis chromosome 3, icAntGran1.3, whole genome shotgun sequence includes the following:
- the LOC126734226 gene encoding uncharacterized protein LOC126734226, which yields MDNSKNPMKRTTYTPSGIFIKLGSSDRRSKIWQVTDFQNHYLPFKLIGLTEKDLYNEIAIIENMDSEFVSIPSDIDSDNDRCNGNDNVDEPEITNNLSEPDNMVISLSDEEPEEWDPEDLFSLSELKTLFKIQWNKIVEHMVFQTNLYAEQTFHNSGKSYKSTDSVDIGINLLMGIKKLPSYWDYWSTDPILHNPYISRLITVHRFGWLLSNKCSLHPHEFLSVDESMIKFKGRSMIKQYMPAKPVKRGYKVWMIADSTGYCWDFKKYCGKTGPVAEKCLGTKVLQKIFFDNFFTNVALMNQLYQEKLLLDIPEKYAPISGR from the exons ATGGATAATTCCAAGAACCCAATGAAACGTACAACATATACGCCATCGGGCATTTTCATTAAACTTGGTTCGTCGGATC gtaggaGCAAAATATGGCAAGTGACCGATTTCCAGAACCATTACCTACCTTTTAAGCTTATTGGTTTGACCGAAAAGGATCTTTATAATGAAATTGCGATTATTGAAAATATGGACAGTGAATTTGTAAGCATTCCATCAGATATCGACTCGGATAATGATAGATGTAATGGAAATGATAATGTAGACGAGCCAGAAATCACAAATAATTTATCAGAACCGGATAATATGGTAATATCATTATCTGATGAAGAACCGGAGGAATGGGACCCCGAAGACCTTTTTTCACTGAgcgaattaaaaacattattcaaaATACAGTGGA acaaaattgtcgaacATATGGTGTTTCAAACAAACCTCTACGCAGAGCAAACTTTTCACAATTCCGGCAAAAGTTATAAGTCCACCGATAGTGTAGATATTGGTATAAACTTACTAATGGGTATCAAAAAGCTGCCGTCATATTGGGATTACTGGAGTACAGATCCAATTTTACATAATCCCTATATTAGTAGACTAATAACTGTCCATCGATTTGGTTGGCTCCTAAGTAAT aaatgttctCTGCATCCTCACGAATTTTTATCAGTGGACGAGTCTATGATAAAGTTTAAAGGCCGATCTATGATCAAACAATACATGCCTGCAAAGCCAGTAAAGAGAGGCTATAAAGTGTGGATGATAGCTGACAGCACTGGATATTGCtgggattttaaaaaatattgtggcAAAACCGGTCCTGTTGCAGAAAAATGTTTGGGTACCAAAGtcttacaaaaaattttctttgataacttttttacaaatgtagCCCTAATGAATCAACTGTATCAAGAAAAGTTACTGTTAGACATACCAGAAAAATATGCCCCAATTTCTGGAAGATAA